One Theropithecus gelada isolate Dixy chromosome 18, Tgel_1.0, whole genome shotgun sequence DNA segment encodes these proteins:
- the TUBB6 gene encoding tubulin beta-6 chain isoform X5, which translates to MDSVRSGPFGQLFRPDNFIFGQTGAGNNWAKGHYTEGAELVDAVLDVVRKECEHCDCLQGFQLTHSLGGGTGSGMGTLLISKIREEFPDRIMNTFSVMPSPKVSDTVVEPYNATLSVHQLVENTDETYCIDNEALYDICFRTLKLTTPTYGDLNHLVSATMSGVTTSLRFPGQLNADLRKLAVNMVPFPRLHFFMPGFAPLTSRGSQQYRALTVPELTQQMFDARNMMAACDPRHGRYLTVATVFRGPMSMKEVDEQMLAIQSKNSSYFVEWIPNNVKVAVCDIPPRGLKMASTFIGNSTAIQELFKRISEQFSAMFRRKAFLHWFTGEGMDEMEFTEAESNMNDLVSEYQQYQDATANDGEEAFEDEEEEIDG; encoded by the coding sequence GCCAGACGGGCGCAGGGAACAACTGGGCGAAGGGGCACTACACGGAGGGCGCGGAGCTGGTGGACGCGGTGCTGGACGTGGTGCGGAAGGAGTGCGAGCACTGTGACTGCCTGCAGGGCTTCCAGCTCACGCACTCGCTGGGCGGCGGCACGGGCTCGGGCATGGGCACGCTGCTCATCAGCAAGATCCGCGAGGAGTTCCCGGACCGCATCATGAACACCTTCAGCGTCATGCCCTCGCCCAAGGTGTCGGACACGGTGGTGGAGCCCTACAACGCCACGCTGTCGGTGCACCAGCTGGTGGAGAACACGGACGAGACCTACTGCATCGACAACGAGGCGCTCTACGACATCTGCTTCCGCACCCTGAAGCTGACGACGCCCACCTACGGGGACCTCAACCACCTGGTGTCGGCCACCATGAGCGGGGTCACCACCTCGCTGCGCTTCCCGGGCCAGCTCAACGCCGACCTGCGCAAGCTGGCGGTGAACATGGTGCCCTTCCCGCGCCTGCACTTCTTCATGCCCGGCTTCGCGCCGCTCACCAGCCGCGGCAGCCAGCAGTACCGGGCCCTGACCGTGCCCGAGCTCACCCAGCAGATGTTCGACGCCAGGAACATGATGGCAGCCTGCGACCCGCGCCACGGCCGCTACCTGACCGTGGCCACCGTGTTCCGCGGGCCCATGTCCATGAAGGAGGTGGACGAGCAGATGCTGGCCATCCAGAGCAAGAACAGCAGCTACTTCGTGGAGTGGATCCCCAACAACGTGAAGGTGGCCGTGTGCGACATCCCGCCCCGCGGCCTGAAGATGGCCTCCACCTTCATCGGGAACAGCACGGCCATCCAGGAGCTGTTCAAGCGCATCTCCGAGCAGTTCTCAGCCATGTTCCGGCGCAAGGCCTTCCTGCACTGGTTCACGGGCGAGGGCATGGATGAGATGGAGTTCACCGAGGCCGAGAGCAACATGAACGACCTGGTATCCGAGTACCAGCAGTACCAGGACGCCACCGCCAATGACGGGGAGGAAGCTTTTGAGGATGAAGAAGAGGAGATAGACGGATAG
- the TUBB6 gene encoding tubulin beta-6 chain isoform X9 yields MAASFLLMAESILCKDIAMDLTSLQVICQTGAGNNWAKGHYTEGAELVDAVLDVVRKECEHCDCLQGFQLTHSLGGGTGSGMGTLLISKIREEFPDRIMNTFSVMPSPKVSDTVVEPYNATLSVHQLVENTDETYCIDNEALYDICFRTLKLTTPTYGDLNHLVSATMSGVTTSLRFPGQLNADLRKLAVNMVPFPRLHFFMPGFAPLTSRGSQQYRALTVPELTQQMFDARNMMAACDPRHGRYLTVATVFRGPMSMKEVDEQMLAIQSKNSSYFVEWIPNNVKVAVCDIPPRGLKMASTFIGNSTAIQELFKRISEQFSAMFRRKAFLHWFTGEGMDEMEFTEAESNMNDLVSEYQQYQDATANDGEEAFEDEEEEIDG; encoded by the exons ATGGCTGCCTCATTCCTGTTGATGGCTGAGAGTATCCTCTGCAAAGATATTGCCATGGATTTAACCAGTCTTCAGGTAATAT GCCAGACGGGCGCAGGGAACAACTGGGCGAAGGGGCACTACACGGAGGGCGCGGAGCTGGTGGACGCGGTGCTGGACGTGGTGCGGAAGGAGTGCGAGCACTGTGACTGCCTGCAGGGCTTCCAGCTCACGCACTCGCTGGGCGGCGGCACGGGCTCGGGCATGGGCACGCTGCTCATCAGCAAGATCCGCGAGGAGTTCCCGGACCGCATCATGAACACCTTCAGCGTCATGCCCTCGCCCAAGGTGTCGGACACGGTGGTGGAGCCCTACAACGCCACGCTGTCGGTGCACCAGCTGGTGGAGAACACGGACGAGACCTACTGCATCGACAACGAGGCGCTCTACGACATCTGCTTCCGCACCCTGAAGCTGACGACGCCCACCTACGGGGACCTCAACCACCTGGTGTCGGCCACCATGAGCGGGGTCACCACCTCGCTGCGCTTCCCGGGCCAGCTCAACGCCGACCTGCGCAAGCTGGCGGTGAACATGGTGCCCTTCCCGCGCCTGCACTTCTTCATGCCCGGCTTCGCGCCGCTCACCAGCCGCGGCAGCCAGCAGTACCGGGCCCTGACCGTGCCCGAGCTCACCCAGCAGATGTTCGACGCCAGGAACATGATGGCAGCCTGCGACCCGCGCCACGGCCGCTACCTGACCGTGGCCACCGTGTTCCGCGGGCCCATGTCCATGAAGGAGGTGGACGAGCAGATGCTGGCCATCCAGAGCAAGAACAGCAGCTACTTCGTGGAGTGGATCCCCAACAACGTGAAGGTGGCCGTGTGCGACATCCCGCCCCGCGGCCTGAAGATGGCCTCCACCTTCATCGGGAACAGCACGGCCATCCAGGAGCTGTTCAAGCGCATCTCCGAGCAGTTCTCAGCCATGTTCCGGCGCAAGGCCTTCCTGCACTGGTTCACGGGCGAGGGCATGGATGAGATGGAGTTCACCGAGGCCGAGAGCAACATGAACGACCTGGTATCCGAGTACCAGCAGTACCAGGACGCCACCGCCAATGACGGGGAGGAAGCTTTTGAGGATGAAGAAGAGGAGATAGACGGATAG
- the TUBB6 gene encoding tubulin beta-6 chain isoform X8, whose amino-acid sequence MESLHALLVGAQARCWRSPLLFKRHGTLSVAGQTGAGNNWAKGHYTEGAELVDAVLDVVRKECEHCDCLQGFQLTHSLGGGTGSGMGTLLISKIREEFPDRIMNTFSVMPSPKVSDTVVEPYNATLSVHQLVENTDETYCIDNEALYDICFRTLKLTTPTYGDLNHLVSATMSGVTTSLRFPGQLNADLRKLAVNMVPFPRLHFFMPGFAPLTSRGSQQYRALTVPELTQQMFDARNMMAACDPRHGRYLTVATVFRGPMSMKEVDEQMLAIQSKNSSYFVEWIPNNVKVAVCDIPPRGLKMASTFIGNSTAIQELFKRISEQFSAMFRRKAFLHWFTGEGMDEMEFTEAESNMNDLVSEYQQYQDATANDGEEAFEDEEEEIDG is encoded by the coding sequence ATGGAATCACTTCACGCCCTCCTTGTCGGTGCCCAGGCACGGTGCTGGCGCAGCCCCCTCCTGTTTAAACGGCACGGGACTCTCTCTGTTGCAGGCCAGACGGGCGCAGGGAACAACTGGGCGAAGGGGCACTACACGGAGGGCGCGGAGCTGGTGGACGCGGTGCTGGACGTGGTGCGGAAGGAGTGCGAGCACTGTGACTGCCTGCAGGGCTTCCAGCTCACGCACTCGCTGGGCGGCGGCACGGGCTCGGGCATGGGCACGCTGCTCATCAGCAAGATCCGCGAGGAGTTCCCGGACCGCATCATGAACACCTTCAGCGTCATGCCCTCGCCCAAGGTGTCGGACACGGTGGTGGAGCCCTACAACGCCACGCTGTCGGTGCACCAGCTGGTGGAGAACACGGACGAGACCTACTGCATCGACAACGAGGCGCTCTACGACATCTGCTTCCGCACCCTGAAGCTGACGACGCCCACCTACGGGGACCTCAACCACCTGGTGTCGGCCACCATGAGCGGGGTCACCACCTCGCTGCGCTTCCCGGGCCAGCTCAACGCCGACCTGCGCAAGCTGGCGGTGAACATGGTGCCCTTCCCGCGCCTGCACTTCTTCATGCCCGGCTTCGCGCCGCTCACCAGCCGCGGCAGCCAGCAGTACCGGGCCCTGACCGTGCCCGAGCTCACCCAGCAGATGTTCGACGCCAGGAACATGATGGCAGCCTGCGACCCGCGCCACGGCCGCTACCTGACCGTGGCCACCGTGTTCCGCGGGCCCATGTCCATGAAGGAGGTGGACGAGCAGATGCTGGCCATCCAGAGCAAGAACAGCAGCTACTTCGTGGAGTGGATCCCCAACAACGTGAAGGTGGCCGTGTGCGACATCCCGCCCCGCGGCCTGAAGATGGCCTCCACCTTCATCGGGAACAGCACGGCCATCCAGGAGCTGTTCAAGCGCATCTCCGAGCAGTTCTCAGCCATGTTCCGGCGCAAGGCCTTCCTGCACTGGTTCACGGGCGAGGGCATGGATGAGATGGAGTTCACCGAGGCCGAGAGCAACATGAACGACCTGGTATCCGAGTACCAGCAGTACCAGGACGCCACCGCCAATGACGGGGAGGAAGCTTTTGAGGATGAAGAAGAGGAGATAGACGGATAG